The Anoxybacillus flavithermus genome has a segment encoding these proteins:
- a CDS encoding ferritin, which yields MLSEKLLNGLNEQMNFEFYSAHAYMAMAAYCSAEGLDGFANFFLVQAEEERFHAMKFYNFINALGERAIMTGFPSPNNEFTSVRDCFEKALAHEKEVTRRIYKLSDLALDEREHATMNFLKWFIDEQVEEESLFDTLIQKLKRIENDSNSLFMLDNELAQRTFTPEP from the coding sequence ATGTTAAGTGAAAAATTGTTAAACGGACTGAATGAACAAATGAATTTTGAATTTTATTCCGCACATGCGTATATGGCGATGGCGGCATATTGCTCAGCGGAAGGATTGGATGGTTTCGCAAATTTCTTTTTAGTGCAAGCGGAAGAAGAGCGATTCCATGCGATGAAGTTTTACAACTTTATTAACGCGCTTGGCGAACGCGCGATTATGACAGGTTTTCCTTCGCCAAACAACGAATTTACGTCCGTTCGCGACTGCTTCGAAAAAGCGCTCGCTCACGAAAAAGAAGTGACGCGCCGCATTTACAAACTATCTGACTTAGCGTTAGATGAGCGTGAACATGCGACGATGAACTTTTTGAAATGGTTTATCGACGAACAAGTGGAAGAGGAATCGCTATTTGACACGCTCATTCAAAAGCTCAAACGCATCGAAAACGACAGCAACTCGCTATTCATGCTCGACAACGAACTTGCACAACGTACATTTACACCAGAACCATAA